One genomic window of Actinoplanes lobatus includes the following:
- a CDS encoding ABC transporter ATP-binding protein C-terminal domain-containing protein, producing the protein MRLADRITVLDLGRVIAEGAPAEIRADAGVIAAYLGPTAEGVHP; encoded by the coding sequence ATGCGCCTCGCCGACCGGATCACCGTCCTCGACCTCGGCCGGGTCATCGCCGAAGGCGCCCCCGCCGAGATCCGCGCCGACGCCGGCGTCATCGCCGCCTACCTGGGCCCCACCGCGGAAGGTGTCCACCCGTGA
- a CDS encoding ABC transporter ATP-binding protein has product MTAVVETRALTVRYSGATALDGVDLTVHEHEMVALIGANGAGKSTLVKALSGLLRPDSGTITVNGRLAQVPEGREMFGDLTVDDNLRLGGWRNGRGGRDTTGVYELLPELAGIRTRRAGALSGGQQQMVAIGRALMARPDILVIDELSLGLAPLIITTLVGHLRALNTERGLAVLLIEQNARLALGLCDRAYVLEAGRIALHGRAADLARDPRVAAAYLGGHIEVSS; this is encoded by the coding sequence GTGACCGCCGTCGTCGAGACCCGTGCCCTGACCGTCCGGTACTCCGGCGCCACCGCCCTCGACGGCGTCGACCTGACCGTCCACGAACACGAGATGGTCGCCCTCATCGGCGCCAACGGGGCCGGCAAGTCCACCCTGGTCAAAGCCCTCTCCGGGCTGCTCCGGCCGGACTCCGGCACGATCACCGTCAACGGCCGCCTCGCCCAGGTCCCCGAGGGCCGCGAGATGTTCGGCGACCTCACCGTCGACGACAACCTGCGCCTCGGCGGCTGGCGCAACGGTCGCGGCGGGCGCGACACCACCGGCGTCTACGAACTGCTGCCCGAACTGGCCGGCATCCGCACCCGCAGGGCCGGGGCGCTCTCCGGCGGACAGCAGCAGATGGTCGCCATCGGCCGCGCCCTGATGGCCCGCCCCGACATCCTCGTCATCGACGAACTCAGCCTCGGCCTCGCCCCACTGATCATCACCACCCTCGTCGGCCATCTGCGCGCCCTCAACACCGAGCGTGGCCTCGCCGTCCTGCTCATCGAACAGAACGCCCGCCTCGCCCTCGGCCTGTGCGACCGCGCGTACGTCCTGGAAGCCGGCCGGATCGCCCTGCACGGCCGCGCCGCCGACCTGGCCCGCGACCCCCGCGTCGCCGCCGCCTACCTGGGCGGCCACATCGAGGTGAGTTCATGA
- a CDS encoding HAD family hydrolase — translation MTFFEKPPLAVVIDLDDTLYPQSSYLYGASRAVGRAGAAAGLDQVRLSRAVRRQLIAGSDRGGTIDRALAAYGIGPDLAADLIPTLVAAFTAYRPRRLPSYPGARDALAAISARYPVACLTDGNPVIQRAKLAATGLADAFATIVITDELGGRTLRKPHPEGLRQVAETLGVHPSDLVVIGDRPGKDMAVAVALGARSIRVRTGEYADAPDAPPATACVSDLTAAAALLGA, via the coding sequence ATGACCTTCTTCGAGAAGCCCCCGCTGGCCGTGGTCATCGACCTCGACGACACCCTCTACCCGCAGTCCAGCTACCTGTACGGGGCCTCCCGCGCGGTGGGCCGGGCCGGCGCCGCCGCCGGCCTCGACCAGGTCCGCCTCAGCCGTGCGGTCCGCCGCCAGCTCATCGCGGGTTCGGACCGGGGCGGCACCATCGACCGGGCCCTGGCCGCCTACGGCATCGGCCCCGACCTGGCCGCCGACCTGATTCCCACGCTGGTCGCGGCGTTCACCGCCTACCGCCCCCGCCGCCTGCCGAGCTACCCCGGCGCCCGGGACGCGCTGGCCGCGATCAGCGCCCGCTACCCGGTAGCCTGCCTCACCGACGGCAACCCGGTGATCCAGCGCGCCAAACTCGCCGCCACCGGCCTGGCGGACGCCTTCGCCACCATCGTCATCACCGACGAGCTGGGCGGCCGCACGTTGCGCAAACCCCACCCCGAGGGCCTGCGCCAGGTGGCCGAGACGCTCGGCGTACACCCGTCGGACCTGGTCGTGATCGGCGACCGCCCCGGCAAGGACATGGCCGTGGCAGTGGCCCTGGGCGCCCGCTCCATCCGCGTCCGCACCGGCGAATACGCCGACGCCCCCGACGCGCCTCCCGCCACCGCCTGCGTCTCCGACCTCACCGCCGCCGCCGCCCTCCTGGGAGCCTGA
- the wecB gene encoding non-hydrolyzing UDP-N-acetylglucosamine 2-epimerase, whose protein sequence is MRTRHVLVPFGTRPEVIKLAPVVHALRAAGHRVTAVDTGQHQDAVMSGDIQRTLGLAPDLRLPKPGGLGGLVTAAAAVLADQAADLVLALGDTHTVPAYALAARGAGIPFAHLEAGLRSFNPRSLEEVNRRVAAATAHLHFAPTDRAAAFLRAEGVPVERIFVVGNPVIDTLRAKGVRPVPPADRTGVLVTAHRASNVDDPARLARLVDVVGRVAAIGPVRFPVHPRTRARLHEHGLAGRLAALPGVTREDPLPYDDLLTALAHARVVVTDSGGLQEEAAYLGVPVVVLRRSTPRWEGVEAGTAVLTGITSDDEADRAVAAAHHLSTPAELSRVAALPCPYGDGHTGARVAALLADPALDPLLTLDEPDHTDGTLPWELAL, encoded by the coding sequence ATGAGGACGCGTCACGTGCTGGTGCCCTTCGGCACCCGGCCCGAGGTCATCAAGCTCGCCCCGGTCGTGCACGCGCTCCGCGCCGCCGGGCACCGGGTCACCGCGGTCGACACCGGCCAGCACCAGGACGCCGTGATGAGCGGCGACATCCAGCGCACTCTCGGCCTCGCCCCGGACCTGCGCCTGCCGAAACCGGGCGGCCTGGGCGGCCTGGTCACCGCGGCCGCCGCGGTGCTCGCCGATCAGGCCGCCGACCTGGTGCTGGCGCTCGGTGACACGCACACTGTGCCCGCCTACGCCCTCGCCGCCCGAGGGGCCGGCATCCCGTTCGCGCATCTCGAAGCCGGCCTGCGCAGCTTCAACCCGCGCAGCCTCGAGGAGGTCAACCGCCGGGTCGCGGCGGCCACCGCCCACCTCCACTTCGCACCCACGGACCGGGCCGCCGCGTTTCTGCGCGCGGAGGGCGTACCCGTGGAAAGGATCTTCGTGGTCGGCAACCCGGTGATCGACACCCTGCGTGCGAAGGGCGTCCGGCCGGTGCCGCCCGCCGACCGCACCGGAGTGCTGGTCACCGCCCACCGCGCGTCCAACGTCGACGACCCGGCCCGGCTGGCCCGCCTCGTCGACGTCGTCGGCCGCGTCGCCGCGATCGGCCCGGTCCGCTTCCCGGTTCACCCGCGCACCCGCGCCCGCCTGCACGAACACGGCCTGGCCGGCCGTCTGGCCGCACTACCCGGCGTGACCCGCGAGGACCCGCTGCCCTATGACGACCTGCTGACCGCCCTGGCCCATGCCCGCGTGGTGGTCACCGACTCGGGCGGCCTCCAGGAGGAGGCGGCCTACCTGGGCGTGCCCGTCGTGGTGCTGCGCCGCTCCACGCCACGCTGGGAGGGTGTCGAGGCCGGAACCGCCGTCCTCACCGGAATCACCAGCGACGACGAGGCCGACCGTGCGGTGGCCGCGGCCCACCACCTGAGCACCCCGGCCGAACTGTCCCGGGTGGCCGCCCTGCCCTGCCCGTACGGTGACGGCCACACCGGCGCCCGCGTCGCCGCCCTGCTGGCGGACCCGGCCCTGGACCCGCTGCTCACCCTCGACGAACCCGACCACACCGACGGCACTCTCCCCTGGGAACTAGCGTTATGA
- a CDS encoding serine hydrolase domain-containing protein, producing MAQFSPAGLQRWRDVLARHVDSGRIPGLVALVSRGDETHVEALGTLRHDGGAAIQRDTVFRMASTSKPVTVAAGMILLDECRLRLDDPVDPWLPELAGRRVLSRIDAPLDDTVPARRPITVRDVLTSTFGLGMDMTTLGTPIMNAIFEQGLTPNLPTPMPGPDEWMRRLGELPLMHQPGERWQYHIASDLLGVLVARVTGQSFESFLRDRVFGPLGMTDTGFHVPAEDIDRLPTLYAPDPQTGEFLVWDESKGGRWSSPPTFTGGGGGLVSTADDYLAYFRMLLNGGDGILSRPAVELMTTPRLTAEQNAARTAMARDNVHISFGQGQHGGWGFGMAVRTYRGDYAPVGQFGWDGGSGTSTYADPQHGLVGVLLTQVGASNPSSAHAFHDFWTTIYQAIDA from the coding sequence ATGGCGCAATTTTCCCCGGCCGGACTACAACGGTGGCGTGACGTGCTCGCACGGCATGTCGACTCCGGCCGGATCCCCGGGCTCGTCGCACTGGTCAGCCGGGGCGACGAGACCCACGTGGAGGCGCTCGGCACCCTGCGTCACGACGGTGGCGCGGCGATCCAGCGGGACACCGTCTTCCGGATGGCGTCCACCTCCAAGCCGGTCACCGTGGCGGCCGGGATGATCCTGCTGGACGAGTGCCGGCTGCGACTCGACGACCCGGTGGACCCGTGGCTGCCCGAGCTCGCCGGCCGGCGGGTGCTGAGCCGCATCGACGCCCCGCTGGACGACACCGTGCCGGCGCGGCGGCCGATCACCGTACGCGACGTGCTGACCTCCACCTTCGGCCTCGGCATGGACATGACCACGCTCGGCACCCCGATCATGAACGCGATCTTCGAGCAGGGCCTCACCCCGAACCTGCCGACGCCGATGCCCGGCCCCGACGAGTGGATGCGCCGCCTCGGTGAACTGCCGCTGATGCACCAGCCCGGCGAGCGCTGGCAGTACCACATCGCCAGCGACCTGCTCGGGGTCCTCGTCGCCCGGGTCACCGGCCAGTCGTTCGAGTCGTTCCTGCGGGATCGGGTCTTCGGCCCGCTCGGCATGACCGACACCGGCTTCCACGTGCCCGCCGAGGACATCGACCGGCTGCCCACCCTCTACGCCCCCGACCCGCAGACCGGCGAATTCCTGGTCTGGGACGAGTCGAAGGGAGGCCGCTGGTCGTCCCCGCCGACCTTCACCGGCGGCGGCGGTGGCCTGGTGTCGACCGCCGACGACTACCTCGCCTACTTCCGGATGCTGCTCAACGGCGGCGACGGCATCCTGTCCCGCCCGGCGGTCGAACTGATGACCACCCCGCGGCTCACGGCCGAACAGAACGCCGCCCGTACCGCGATGGCCCGCGACAACGTGCACATCTCCTTCGGACAGGGCCAGCACGGCGGCTGGGGCTTCGGCATGGCGGTCCGCACCTACCGCGGCGACTACGCCCCGGTCGGCCAGTTCGGCTGGGACGGCGGTTCGGGCACCTCCACCTACGCCGACCCGCAGCACGGCCTGGTCGGCGTGCTGCTCACCCAGGTGGGCGCCTCGAACCCGTCGTCGGCCCACGCCTTCCACGATTTCTGGACCACCATCTACCAGGCCATCGACGCCTGA
- a CDS encoding ABC transporter substrate-binding protein — translation MRRIGPLLLTLTLATAACGGGTGDESNDAIKVGQIVSLTGNYSPLGSENQKSVALAVEKINAAGGIGGRKIELTVRDDKSLPDQAVLAFNELKDGSDAIIGSPFSNSALATIPLVDREEIPYISLTPADEQVNPVHPYVFVVPALSGTYAEAALEYFQEKKLTRIAVAYDTKSSYAVAGFKGLQSKASRYGVTLGPIEEFQTTATEFGAIFTHVRSSDAQALMLWATGAPAVAITKQYAASGLTIPLVLTGSQASKLFLEPAGPAAEGATIASSVGVVGEHLPAGELKTAVDELTSAFTTKYGYPPPQFAQDGYSGVKLLAAAIEKAGGTDPKKVRDALEGLTLTTPNGTYHYSATDHSGLTTEFISINTIEGGKFVPTDFSKGRFQ, via the coding sequence GTGCGCAGAATCGGACCCCTCCTCCTGACACTCACCCTCGCCACCGCCGCCTGCGGCGGCGGAACCGGCGACGAGAGCAACGACGCGATCAAGGTCGGTCAGATCGTCTCGCTGACCGGCAACTACTCCCCGCTCGGCAGCGAGAACCAGAAATCCGTGGCCCTCGCGGTCGAGAAGATCAACGCGGCCGGCGGCATCGGCGGCCGGAAGATCGAACTCACCGTCCGTGACGACAAGAGCCTGCCCGACCAGGCCGTCCTCGCCTTCAACGAACTCAAGGACGGCTCCGACGCGATCATCGGCTCGCCGTTCAGCAACTCGGCGCTGGCCACCATCCCGCTCGTCGACCGCGAAGAGATCCCCTACATCTCGCTCACCCCGGCGGACGAGCAGGTCAACCCGGTTCACCCGTACGTCTTCGTCGTCCCCGCCCTGTCCGGCACCTACGCCGAAGCCGCCCTGGAGTACTTCCAGGAGAAGAAACTCACCAGGATCGCCGTCGCCTACGACACCAAGAGCAGCTATGCGGTCGCCGGATTCAAAGGCCTTCAATCAAAGGCCTCCCGGTACGGCGTGACGCTCGGCCCGATCGAGGAGTTCCAGACCACCGCCACCGAGTTCGGCGCCATCTTCACCCACGTGCGGTCGTCCGACGCCCAGGCCCTGATGCTGTGGGCCACCGGCGCGCCGGCCGTCGCCATCACCAAGCAGTACGCCGCCTCCGGCCTCACCATCCCCCTCGTCCTGACCGGCTCGCAGGCCAGCAAACTCTTCCTGGAACCGGCCGGCCCGGCCGCCGAGGGCGCCACCATCGCCAGCAGTGTCGGCGTCGTCGGCGAACACCTCCCGGCCGGCGAACTGAAAACCGCCGTCGACGAGCTGACCAGCGCGTTCACCACCAAGTACGGCTACCCGCCGCCGCAGTTCGCCCAGGACGGCTACAGCGGCGTCAAACTGCTCGCGGCCGCCATCGAGAAGGCCGGCGGCACCGACCCGAAGAAGGTCCGCGACGCTCTCGAAGGCCTCACCCTCACCACCCCCAACGGCACCTACCACTACTCGGCCACCGACCACTCCGGCCTGACCACCGAGTTCATCTCGATCAACACGATCGAGGGCGGCAAGTTCGTCCCCACCGACTTCTCCAAGGGACGATTCCAGTGA
- a CDS encoding PaaX family transcriptional regulator → MPSNPQTLMLMLLGDFVLDRDVCVFSGSVIDVLDRLGISSHATRSTLTRMVNRGLLRRQRDGRKMYFGLTPRAAEILRDGRARIWETGAVNDRWDGTWTLLCFSLPESWQRQRHDLRSQLAWSGFGPLQGGLWIAPGVVPAQDIVDGLGLSAHARVFHARAADLTDIGQMVSDAYDLAGLAARYQEFLDRWEGPAPYSDPLAARLSLIAEWLGAIRRDPRLPVEHLPVGWPAVRAQKLFRDLDAASLSPARALAAGLLDLTPSAVRD, encoded by the coding sequence ATGCCGTCGAATCCACAGACGCTGATGCTCATGCTGCTCGGCGATTTCGTGCTGGACCGGGACGTATGCGTCTTCTCCGGCAGCGTGATCGACGTGCTGGACCGGCTCGGCATCTCCTCGCACGCCACCCGGTCCACACTCACCCGCATGGTCAACCGCGGTCTGCTGCGCCGGCAGCGCGACGGCCGCAAGATGTATTTCGGTCTCACCCCGCGCGCCGCCGAGATCCTGCGCGACGGCCGCGCCCGCATCTGGGAGACCGGCGCCGTCAACGACCGCTGGGACGGAACGTGGACGCTGCTCTGCTTCTCACTGCCCGAATCCTGGCAGCGGCAACGCCACGACCTGCGCTCACAGCTCGCGTGGTCCGGGTTCGGGCCGTTGCAGGGCGGGCTGTGGATCGCGCCCGGAGTCGTCCCGGCGCAGGACATCGTGGACGGTCTGGGACTGTCCGCCCACGCACGCGTCTTCCACGCCCGGGCGGCGGACCTGACCGACATCGGACAGATGGTCAGCGACGCGTACGACCTGGCCGGGCTGGCCGCCCGCTACCAGGAGTTCCTGGACCGGTGGGAGGGTCCCGCGCCGTACTCCGACCCGCTGGCCGCGCGGCTCAGCCTGATCGCCGAATGGCTCGGCGCGATCCGCCGCGACCCCCGCCTGCCGGTCGAGCACCTGCCGGTCGGCTGGCCCGCCGTCCGCGCCCAGAAGCTCTTCCGCGACCTCGACGCCGCCTCCCTCTCCCCGGCGCGCGCCCTGGCCGCCGGCCTGCTCGATCTCACCCCTTCGGCGGTACGGGACTGA
- a CDS encoding ATP-grasp domain-containing protein, translated as MRHLIEDGPAGRRVSRVEDRLNRTLARRERRWKPAATPLRRQLVLLEMIGAVAGCVGGYLLFIDPVRRFEVTLASRIIDLLGVDRVSGALGDGFVVFGPNLEPVVAEMTGSCSILSSVLALAALAVVALRKRPQALTGFLAAAVFVLAANQVRLLGSLLAGRYLAVDALVFFHDWVGAVLNFGYTLIGLLIMIGLTMYDAQRAEQDRTGRHTADRPAAWARPGLGHRVPVEDTREPGLQIAAVVHRRILPKAVSRRLARRREQRRIDYRVGHETPARRAEIIRELAGKGLGVHTATLLAVASYETDPLVLDTLAGVIAARQWEPIAGGDVVALRLWARAWLMRAPRQRSVAETGRLVAVTGAGGPAGVAVVKALQAAGDHVLALDANPDAAGMRLAGRSAVLPCAGHPGFAEALLAVLDEHRPAALVCTVAEEYAALAPLIPAMDELGVKTWLPDPASAERCIDKIAFARTMHAAGVPHPATAWTPATVGLIPGPWIVKPARGRGSRGVLLVDDPAELVRAFASLPGAIVQTRVTGREFTADALVGPDGTLLACVPRWRDETRGGVSVRGTTFTSVAVTEIVAATLRAVGHTGPANVQGFVAGSGDVTVVEVNPRFSGGLPLTLAAGADVVGTYLTGILDPSAPLPTLGFRPGVRMARHFAEVYYTADGTPVPDPLDPVTCSVPGFGAATPIAHSPSEPTSFQTPSSVRAEHAPAIGQGMFVAVG; from the coding sequence ATGAGACACCTGATCGAAGACGGCCCGGCCGGGCGTCGCGTGAGCCGCGTCGAGGATCGCCTCAACCGCACGCTCGCCAGGCGGGAACGCCGCTGGAAGCCCGCCGCCACACCGCTGCGCCGCCAGCTCGTGCTGCTCGAGATGATCGGCGCGGTGGCCGGCTGTGTGGGCGGCTACCTGCTCTTCATCGACCCGGTACGCCGCTTCGAGGTCACCCTGGCCTCCCGGATCATCGACCTGCTCGGCGTCGACCGGGTCTCCGGCGCCCTCGGTGACGGCTTCGTCGTCTTCGGACCGAACCTGGAACCGGTGGTCGCCGAGATGACCGGATCCTGCTCGATCCTGAGCAGTGTCCTGGCCCTGGCCGCCCTGGCCGTGGTCGCCCTCCGGAAGCGCCCGCAGGCCCTTACCGGCTTCCTGGCGGCCGCCGTCTTCGTCCTCGCCGCGAACCAGGTCCGGCTGCTCGGCTCCCTGCTGGCCGGCCGCTACCTCGCCGTCGACGCGCTGGTCTTCTTCCACGACTGGGTCGGCGCGGTCCTCAACTTCGGCTACACCCTGATCGGACTCCTCATCATGATCGGACTGACGATGTACGACGCCCAGCGTGCCGAGCAGGACCGTACCGGCCGCCACACCGCCGACCGTCCGGCCGCCTGGGCCCGCCCCGGACTCGGCCACCGCGTGCCCGTCGAGGACACCCGCGAGCCCGGTCTGCAGATCGCCGCCGTGGTCCACCGGCGGATCCTGCCCAAGGCGGTGTCGCGCCGCCTGGCCCGCCGCCGTGAACAGCGCCGCATCGACTACCGGGTCGGTCACGAGACCCCGGCCCGCCGCGCCGAGATCATCCGCGAGCTGGCCGGCAAGGGCCTCGGCGTGCACACCGCCACCCTGCTGGCGGTCGCCTCGTACGAAACGGATCCTCTGGTCCTGGACACCCTGGCCGGTGTGATCGCCGCCCGTCAGTGGGAGCCGATCGCCGGCGGCGACGTCGTCGCGCTGCGCCTGTGGGCCCGCGCCTGGCTGATGCGCGCCCCCAGGCAGCGGTCCGTCGCCGAGACCGGCCGCCTCGTCGCCGTCACCGGAGCGGGCGGCCCGGCCGGTGTCGCCGTCGTCAAGGCCCTCCAGGCGGCCGGCGACCACGTGCTCGCCCTCGACGCCAACCCCGACGCGGCCGGGATGCGCCTGGCCGGCCGCAGCGCCGTACTGCCCTGCGCCGGCCACCCCGGCTTCGCGGAAGCCCTGCTCGCCGTCCTCGACGAGCACCGGCCGGCCGCGCTGGTCTGCACGGTCGCCGAGGAGTACGCCGCACTCGCCCCGCTCATCCCCGCCATGGACGAGCTGGGCGTGAAGACCTGGCTGCCCGACCCGGCCTCCGCGGAACGCTGCATCGACAAGATCGCCTTCGCGCGGACCATGCACGCCGCCGGTGTGCCGCACCCGGCGACCGCCTGGACCCCGGCCACCGTCGGCCTCATCCCCGGTCCCTGGATCGTCAAGCCGGCCCGCGGCCGCGGCAGCCGCGGCGTGCTCCTGGTCGACGACCCGGCCGAACTCGTCCGCGCCTTCGCCTCGCTGCCCGGCGCCATCGTGCAGACCCGCGTCACCGGCCGCGAATTCACCGCGGACGCCCTGGTCGGGCCGGACGGCACACTGCTCGCCTGCGTACCGCGCTGGCGTGACGAGACCCGCGGCGGCGTCTCCGTGCGCGGCACCACGTTCACCTCGGTCGCGGTCACCGAGATCGTCGCCGCCACCCTGCGCGCGGTCGGGCACACCGGGCCCGCCAACGTGCAGGGATTCGTCGCCGGCTCCGGGGACGTCACCGTCGTCGAGGTGAACCCGCGCTTCTCCGGCGGCCTGCCGCTCACCCTCGCGGCCGGGGCCGACGTCGTCGGCACCTACCTGACCGGGATCCTCGACCCGTCGGCGCCGCTGCCCACGCTCGGTTTCCGGCCGGGCGTGCGGATGGCCCGCCACTTCGCCGAGGTCTACTACACGGCCGACGGCACGCCGGTCCCCGACCCGCTCGACCCGGTCACCTGCTCGGTTCCCGGCTTCGGAGCGGCCACGCCGATCGCCCACTCACCCTCCGAGCCCACGTCCTTTCAAACCCCTTCTTCGGTACGCGCGGAGCACGCTCCCGCGATCGGCCAGGGCATGTTCGTGGCGGTGGGCTGA
- a CDS encoding LysR family transcriptional regulator gives MGARVEIRDIEIFLTLAEELHFGRTAQRLHVSQARVSQAIKAQERRIGAVLFERTSRVVTLTPVGERLRDDLRAGYDAIQRGIAVAAESARGVSGTVRFGVMGALAYEIRDLIDRFRSDHPGCEVALREIQFADPFTPLRAREVDLALVWRPVREPDLVEGPIVYTEGLLLAVAEGHELAGRESVTLEDFGGRLFLDPGDRAPGYWMESVLPTRTPRGTPIPRGPVVSTFHELMHEVAAGRAIAPVHTHYLHYYAHPGIVLLPVTDAPAAEWVLVWRDGDINPAIRRFADEAARRGPRAFGPIDHPKGS, from the coding sequence GTGGGGGCACGGGTGGAGATTCGCGACATCGAGATCTTCCTGACCCTTGCCGAGGAGTTGCATTTCGGGCGGACCGCGCAGCGGCTACACGTGTCGCAGGCGCGGGTCAGTCAGGCGATCAAGGCGCAAGAGCGGCGGATCGGGGCGGTGCTGTTCGAGCGTACGAGCCGGGTGGTGACGCTGACGCCGGTCGGGGAGCGGCTGCGTGACGACCTGCGGGCCGGCTACGACGCGATCCAGCGGGGGATCGCGGTCGCCGCGGAGTCGGCCCGTGGGGTCAGCGGCACGGTGCGGTTCGGGGTCATGGGCGCCCTCGCGTACGAGATCCGGGATCTGATCGACCGGTTCCGCAGCGACCACCCCGGGTGTGAGGTGGCGCTTCGGGAGATCCAGTTCGCGGACCCGTTCACCCCGTTACGGGCCCGCGAGGTGGACCTGGCGCTGGTGTGGCGGCCGGTACGCGAGCCCGACCTCGTCGAGGGCCCGATCGTGTACACCGAGGGCCTGCTGCTGGCGGTCGCCGAGGGGCATGAGCTCGCGGGCCGGGAGTCGGTGACGCTGGAGGACTTCGGCGGCCGGCTCTTTCTCGATCCGGGCGATCGTGCGCCGGGCTACTGGATGGAATCGGTGCTGCCCACCCGTACGCCGCGCGGCACCCCCATTCCGCGCGGCCCCGTGGTCTCCACCTTTCACGAGCTGATGCATGAGGTCGCCGCCGGCCGCGCCATCGCCCCGGTGCACACCCACTACCTGCACTATTACGCCCACCCGGGCATCGTCCTGCTGCCGGTGACCGACGCGCCGGCCGCGGAGTGGGTGCTGGTGTGGCGCGACGGAGACATCAACCCGGCCATCCGCCGGTTCGCCGACGAGGCCGCCCGCCGCGGCCCACGCGCTTTCGGGCCGATCGATCACCCGAAAGGCTCGTAG
- a CDS encoding cytochrome P450, whose translation MPFLNVVDPGFDFAAPEVLAAQDAGWYADSPLGPIVLRHAEAQEILRDRRLDHGGDGFLRRDGITSGPIYDWWVPMVVNHDGADHRRLRGLVGRAFTPRTVDGLRPFIRATAEALADEIAEAGETEFAGAFADRLPLAVMSELLGVPAADHDVFSTWSADIGLIFALAAGGDTAARVERAVVGLSGYIDTLIDERSKQPADDLISRMVTAWQVDATVTREELRNLLVTLIFGAHDNTSHQFSNAMVCFTDHPGQWTLLRDRPELADRAVIETMRWRPSAASVFRRATEDFTFHGLPVTTGTFMTIAVPTAQRDPRAYPGGRSFDITAVREAPLLQFGAGPHYCLGYALAHAQLREALPVLTRRFGPPIVAGEVSWRPPIGTHGPDRLPLRFAVA comes from the coding sequence ATGCCGTTCCTCAATGTCGTCGATCCGGGGTTCGACTTCGCCGCACCGGAGGTGCTGGCCGCGCAGGACGCCGGCTGGTATGCCGACAGTCCACTCGGGCCGATCGTGCTGCGTCACGCGGAGGCGCAGGAGATACTCCGGGACCGGCGCCTCGACCACGGCGGGGACGGCTTCCTGCGGCGCGACGGCATCACCTCCGGGCCGATCTACGACTGGTGGGTGCCGATGGTCGTCAACCACGACGGCGCCGACCACCGCAGATTGCGCGGCCTGGTCGGCCGGGCCTTCACACCCCGCACCGTCGACGGGCTGCGGCCGTTCATCCGGGCGACGGCCGAGGCGCTGGCCGACGAGATCGCCGAGGCCGGGGAGACCGAATTCGCCGGCGCGTTCGCCGATCGGCTGCCGCTGGCGGTGATGAGCGAACTGCTCGGTGTGCCCGCCGCCGACCACGACGTCTTCAGCACCTGGTCCGCCGACATCGGCCTGATCTTCGCCCTGGCCGCCGGCGGGGACACGGCGGCGCGCGTCGAACGGGCCGTCGTGGGGCTGAGCGGCTACATCGACACGCTGATCGACGAGAGGTCGAAGCAGCCGGCCGACGACCTCATCTCCCGAATGGTCACCGCCTGGCAGGTCGACGCGACGGTCACCCGGGAAGAACTGCGCAACCTGCTGGTCACCCTGATCTTCGGCGCCCACGACAACACGAGCCACCAGTTCTCCAACGCGATGGTCTGCTTCACCGACCACCCCGGCCAGTGGACGCTGCTGCGCGACCGGCCCGAACTGGCCGACCGCGCCGTCATCGAGACGATGCGCTGGCGGCCGTCGGCGGCGAGCGTGTTCCGCCGCGCGACCGAGGACTTCACCTTCCACGGGCTGCCCGTCACCACGGGGACCTTCATGACCATCGCCGTACCGACCGCCCAGCGGGACCCACGCGCCTATCCCGGCGGACGGTCCTTCGACATCACGGCCGTCCGCGAGGCGCCGCTGCTCCAGTTCGGCGCCGGTCCGCACTACTGCCTGGGGTACGCGCTCGCCCACGCCCAGTTGCGGGAGGCCCTCCCGGTCCTGACCCGCCGTTTCGGGCCACCGATCGTCGCCGGTGAGGTGAGCTGGCGGCCCCCGATCGGCACGCACGGGCCGGACCGGTTGCCGCTACGGTTCGCGGTCGCCTGA